From the Nostoc sp. PCC 7107 genome, the window AGCATTGACTGGAGCAATAAAAACAGACTCAAATAATAGCAGGGAAAAAAATACCCCCGCAGCAATTTTACGTGTTGGCATAGCTTTTAAAAGAAGAAAGATTAAGATGAAATATTTCATTGATTTTCAGCTTAGATATATTTGCCATTTCGCTGATATTTTTTGACAAAATCTAGCTCATTTTTGGTTAAAATTCCAAAGACTGCGATCGCAATCTGCCATGAAAGCGACTTTTTGGTGAGTTGGCTCATATTTCACATCGAACTTGGAATAACCCAATTAGAAGGTATTTAACTTCAGTCAAGCCAGTTCAATTTCGGTTCTTCTTCTCACTGGACTAAATCTGAACTTGACAAAAGCTAAATAATATGTGTTTTAGACAAGTACTCAGCGTGAATAATTATCATTGGGATAAAGCAGAGGACAGGGAGTTTCTTAGCTGGGGGAGAAAGGTTTTGAGTTTTGTTTACTTTTCTTAACGCAGTTTATTTTTACTGTGCCGACTTACTTAAACTCAAATATTTTAAGTGTTTTAATTTACAGGCAACAATAATTATGGGATTGTAGAAGATCAATAGCATTAGAAATTTCCGAAAAATAATGTAGAGGTAAAGCAACGCTCCATCTCTACAAGGTTTCTGGATAAACCGTATTTAAATTCGGTCTATATCTAATTATTTGCTTCTCACCTAAATTTATGGTGTACTGCATTAACCCCGATTGTTCGCAGCGAGAAAATTCTGATAATTGCGCGGTATGTCAAAACTGTAAAACGCCGCTCATCCTGCAAAATCGCTACATAATTAAACAGCCGTTGCAGGTTGACAAATATCGCTATGCAGAAGTATTTGAAATCGAAGATCTACTTGATAAGAATAAACTTAAGATTCTGAAATCTTTAAAGCAAGTTACTCCAAAATTATTACGCCTATTTGAACAAGAAGCATCAATACTAATAAGTTTGCGGCATCCTGGTTTACCTGTTGGAGAAATTTTATTTCCCTTAATTTTAAATACAGGTCGCCAATTACGCTGTTTAGTAATGGAAAAAATACCTGGAGATAATTTGCAGAATTGGTTATCTCGCAATCAATATGTAAAATCTTATAAAACCGTCATAAATTGGCTGAAGCAATTAACACAAATTCTCCAATTCGTTCATGATAACCATTTTTTTCATCGAGATATTAAGCCTGCGAATATTATGCTTTGTCCCAACGGTAAGCTGGTTTTAATTGATTTTGGTACTGCCCGTCAAGTAACACAAACTGTGATTAATAATCAGGAAGTAACCGTAATTATTTCTCCGGGTTATACTGCGCCTGAACAATGTGATGGTCATGCTGTGCTTCAGTCAGATTTTTACGCTTTGGGACAAACTTGCATTTATTTACTAACAGGTAATAACCCAACTAAGGCTGATCATAAATCACATAATTGGTATAACAATGTCAAAGATCAAGAAACCCCGAAAAGATTAATCGAGTTAATTCAGATGATGACAAATTCTCATCCTCATCGTCGTCCAGCAACAACTCAAGTTATTCTTAATAAAATTAGTCAAATTGAGACAAATCCGCAAATTCAATGGCGACAATTTTTATTAATTGGGGCTTGTGGCGCTTTAGTCATCCTGGGAACAAAATGGCTTTATAAGATAGTTACTACACTGAGGACTTGTGACTATATCGAAGGCGATCATCTTAGTTGTGGGGAAGAAAGCTTAATTCCTCAAAGCTTTTGGCAATCTAATCAACCTCCAGCAGCCAAGCAATTAGCCATTGATGAATATCGGAGCAAAAATTTTGCGGAAGCAGCGCGTTTATTTGAAATTGCCTTCAATAAAGAAACAGATCCGGAAACTCTAATTTACTGGAACAATGCCAAAATTCAAACACAATTTCCAGCCAGTAAAATTCACACCATCGCAGCAGCAGTTCCCTTAGAACGTAGTACTACTGTTGGGTTAGAAATACTGAGAGGTATAGCTCAAGCTCAGACTGAGCTACTAAATAAACAACCCTC encodes:
- a CDS encoding bifunctional serine/threonine-protein kinase/ABC transporter substrate-binding protein, with amino-acid sequence MVYCINPDCSQRENSDNCAVCQNCKTPLILQNRYIIKQPLQVDKYRYAEVFEIEDLLDKNKLKILKSLKQVTPKLLRLFEQEASILISLRHPGLPVGEILFPLILNTGRQLRCLVMEKIPGDNLQNWLSRNQYVKSYKTVINWLKQLTQILQFVHDNHFFHRDIKPANIMLCPNGKLVLIDFGTARQVTQTVINNQEVTVIISPGYTAPEQCDGHAVLQSDFYALGQTCIYLLTGNNPTKADHKSHNWYNNVKDQETPKRLIELIQMMTNSHPHRRPATTQVILNKISQIETNPQIQWRQFLLIGACGALVILGTKWLYKIVTTLRTCDYIEGDHLSCGEESLIPQSFWQSNQPPAAKQLAIDEYRSKNFAEAARLFEIAFNKETDPETLIYWNNAKIQTQFPASKIHTIAAAVPLERSTTVGLEILRGIAQAQTELLNKQPSLPLRIIIADDSNRDNSKAGNNARKVAQNLVKYEDLLGVLGHYSSDTTKQALPIYGLAQIVLISGSSTSTNLKSPFFFRTIPSDRISAQKIASYLFSQFKQPQVAIFLSEESEYTQSLSKAFREEVKSLQGKVLDHQSGFNLAMDSFDAEKALNQAQTQGANAILLIPDAGVGLYNAIPHALQVIEANVNGVQIVVGDSLNRSDLLTSGKVISSPAIEQTVWSIAWHPINNINSPFAQQAQTIWRIDDKTFSSNTQITWRTATTYDAVMVISKAIAQKPTRLGIQQILADKNFAVTGATGIIQFEGSDRKNATVTILSVRRKCNSSDFVFVPGDRPLKCQ